A stretch of the Aminipila terrae genome encodes the following:
- a CDS encoding COG1361 S-layer family protein, giving the protein MNSRRGSVKRGLGLSMAVAVVVLYSLMPGFMPEQMTGGTVYAAGGNGGVFIDTIGSPGGMQGDENISIGFQIENNRSETVTVQNMKLSIDGSGITIGDNTGSIVIQSGGKQTVSFSVKVAKHADTGERNCSFQANLKDQSGADLSNQKTLEEHTSFTVYEKMATDGVDSKTVAGVDISHVIEPTDGFVEGNSNKIKLEVYNYGNTTIKNAVVSLTLPDGLSIYNGSNQVQLGYISVGSRKTAEFPITVKDGIESKNYAIDVQVLGLNFMNGDVVAKKTFYIPVQGEGSVSTDNIAITNVNMPDQMQSGQPFNLNFTVQNTGGAEIKNIKIAVEPAEGIINKSRNIFIDNFPKGASKQYSVKLYSFDGADQKSYPVKITATPTNTTEKDAVAGVTEYATVTLLSDGSTAKKPQLMIDNYSYGGSVVQAGTNFYLNLGIFNTSGKTLTNVKVSLNNADGVFVPVGGSNSFFIDSIKPKAHYTKSIKLSTKPQAEQKTTPINVKMTYEAGSGDPLESEDVIAIPITQRTRLVVDDLVPPTELYVGQQGTCELDFYNMGKTPLNNLRVNCEGDFDVMESNSYYAGNMESGKSDSYRFNFIPRKAGPMEGTITFTFEDGNGAPQFLEVPFKFQAMDAPEDPGMDPAQQEPEKKKPWALIIAGGVILVGIIGGILFKRHRKKKLNAALEIDDFDFDIKETADESKKPEGK; this is encoded by the coding sequence ATGAACAGTAGAAGAGGTAGTGTGAAACGGGGATTAGGGTTATCAATGGCAGTGGCTGTGGTAGTATTGTATTCTTTAATGCCGGGATTTATGCCAGAGCAGATGACTGGTGGAACTGTTTATGCGGCAGGTGGCAATGGAGGGGTTTTTATTGATACCATTGGATCTCCTGGCGGAATGCAGGGGGATGAAAATATTTCAATTGGTTTTCAAATAGAAAATAACAGGAGTGAAACGGTTACCGTACAAAATATGAAACTTTCTATTGATGGATCTGGAATAACCATAGGTGATAATACAGGAAGTATTGTTATACAGTCAGGAGGAAAACAGACCGTAAGCTTTTCGGTAAAGGTTGCAAAACACGCAGACACAGGGGAAAGAAACTGTAGCTTCCAGGCAAACCTGAAAGACCAAAGTGGTGCAGATCTGTCAAATCAGAAAACCTTAGAGGAACATACTTCTTTTACAGTGTATGAGAAAATGGCAACAGATGGTGTGGATTCAAAAACAGTTGCAGGGGTGGATATTTCCCATGTGATAGAACCTACCGATGGGTTCGTTGAGGGCAATTCTAACAAGATAAAACTTGAAGTATATAATTATGGGAATACAACCATTAAGAATGCGGTTGTTTCTTTAACACTTCCGGACGGTTTGTCCATTTATAACGGAAGTAACCAGGTCCAACTAGGTTATATTTCGGTTGGATCAAGAAAAACCGCCGAATTTCCCATTACAGTAAAGGACGGAATAGAAAGTAAGAATTATGCTATTGATGTGCAGGTACTGGGCCTCAATTTTATGAATGGAGATGTGGTAGCAAAGAAAACATTTTACATACCGGTACAGGGAGAAGGCAGTGTCAGCACAGACAACATAGCTATCACCAATGTAAATATGCCTGATCAGATGCAGTCAGGGCAGCCTTTTAACCTGAACTTTACAGTTCAGAATACAGGCGGGGCAGAAATTAAGAACATAAAAATTGCGGTAGAACCTGCAGAAGGGATTATCAATAAATCCAGAAATATTTTTATTGATAATTTCCCTAAGGGAGCTAGCAAGCAATATTCTGTTAAACTCTATTCTTTTGATGGGGCTGATCAGAAAAGTTATCCCGTAAAGATAACCGCAACCCCTACCAATACTACAGAGAAGGATGCAGTGGCTGGTGTAACAGAATACGCTACGGTTACGCTCTTATCTGATGGCAGCACTGCAAAGAAGCCTCAGCTTATGATAGACAATTATTCTTATGGCGGAAGCGTAGTTCAGGCTGGAACTAATTTTTACCTGAATTTAGGCATATTTAATACCTCAGGAAAAACTCTGACCAACGTAAAAGTATCCTTAAACAATGCAGACGGAGTTTTTGTACCAGTAGGCGGAAGCAATTCATTTTTTATTGATAGTATTAAACCAAAAGCACATTATACCAAAAGTATAAAATTAAGTACAAAACCACAGGCAGAACAAAAAACAACGCCGATAAATGTAAAAATGACATATGAAGCTGGTTCAGGAGATCCATTGGAATCAGAAGACGTGATTGCTATTCCTATCACCCAGAGAACCCGTCTTGTGGTGGATGACTTGGTACCACCTACAGAGTTATATGTGGGGCAGCAGGGCACCTGTGAACTGGATTTTTATAATATGGGAAAAACTCCTTTAAACAATTTAAGGGTGAATTGTGAAGGAGATTTTGATGTAATGGAATCAAACAGTTATTATGCCGGCAACATGGAAAGTGGTAAAAGTGACAGTTACAGATTTAATTTTATTCCAAGAAAAGCAGGACCAATGGAAGGAACCATAACCTTTACCTTTGAAGATGGCAATGGAGCACCTCAGTTCCTTGAAGTGCCATTTAAATTTCAAGCCATGGATGCACCAGAAGATCCAGGTATGGACCCTGCACAGCAGGAACCTGAAAAGAAGAAGCCATGGGCTCTTATCATAGCTGGTGGCGTTATTCTGGTGGGTATTATTGGGGGAATTCTGTTTAAAAGGCACAGAAAGAAAAAACTGAATGCTGCTCTGGAGATTGACGATTTTGACTTTGATATAAAAGAAACGGCGGATGAGAGTAAAAAGCCTGAAGGCAAATAA
- a CDS encoding ABC transporter ATP-binding protein, translated as MEPLIKVKNVRKVYRMGEEKVVALNNVSLEIYRGEIVCFLGTSGSGKSTFLNMVAGLEKPTRGEIYIGGIPIHKLNEEKVTLFRQKNIGFIFQAYHLLPMLTALENVSLPLIFRGMDKKKRNKIAEEALRAVGLKGYGKRRPTQMSGGQQQRVGIARALAGTPKIIFADEPTGNLDTNTTREVMNLIVGQVRKHKQTLILVTHDRSIAEYADKVVTIQDGNILSVTVRDSAEKEQEEGEKENEQ; from the coding sequence ATGGAACCGCTAATTAAAGTAAAGAATGTCAGAAAAGTTTACAGGATGGGAGAAGAAAAGGTTGTAGCTTTGAACAATGTAAGTCTGGAAATCTATAGAGGTGAGATCGTATGTTTTCTGGGGACTTCAGGGTCAGGTAAGTCAACCTTTCTTAACATGGTTGCAGGACTGGAAAAGCCTACAAGGGGTGAAATATACATAGGTGGCATACCAATACATAAATTAAATGAAGAAAAAGTAACCTTGTTCAGGCAGAAGAACATTGGATTTATATTTCAGGCGTATCATTTACTGCCTATGCTGACAGCTTTGGAAAATGTCAGCCTGCCATTAATATTCCGGGGTATGGATAAAAAGAAACGAAATAAAATTGCTGAAGAAGCCTTGAGAGCTGTTGGTCTGAAAGGATATGGAAAACGCAGGCCTACGCAGATGAGTGGTGGACAGCAGCAGAGGGTTGGAATCGCCAGAGCCCTGGCGGGAACTCCCAAGATCATCTTTGCTGATGAACCTACAGGAAACCTGGATACCAACACCACAAGAGAAGTCATGAATCTTATTGTGGGTCAGGTAAGAAAACATAAACAGACTTTAATTTTAGTAACTCACGACAGAAGTATAGCAGAGTATGCGGATAAAGTGGTAACTATTCAGGATGGTAATATATTGAGCGTTACGGTAAGAGATAGTGCAGAGAAGGAACAGGAAGAGGGAGAAAAGGAAAATGAACAGTAG
- the upp gene encoding uracil phosphoribosyltransferase — protein sequence MGKVYVFDHPLIQHKTAMIRKIDTSVKDFREMVREISMLMGYEATRNLPLEEVEIETPMCKTTMKMLQGEDIAIVPILRAGLGMVDGMLALVPNAKVGHVGLYRDPETHIPVEYYCKLPTDIAKRQVFVVDPMLATGGSAIAAIDFIKDKGAKNIIFMCLIASPEGIEALQKAHPDVDIFIAAKDEKLNENAYILPGLGDAGDRLYGTK from the coding sequence ATGGGTAAAGTATATGTATTTGATCATCCGCTAATTCAGCATAAAACAGCAATGATTAGAAAGATTGATACAAGTGTAAAAGATTTCAGAGAAATGGTCAGAGAGATTTCAATGCTGATGGGATATGAAGCAACTAGAAATCTTCCACTGGAAGAAGTGGAGATTGAAACACCAATGTGTAAAACAACAATGAAAATGCTTCAGGGTGAGGATATAGCTATTGTTCCCATTTTAAGAGCAGGTCTTGGTATGGTAGATGGCATGTTGGCACTTGTTCCCAATGCAAAAGTTGGACATGTTGGATTGTACAGAGATCCGGAAACCCATATTCCTGTAGAATATTACTGCAAGCTGCCTACGGATATTGCCAAAAGACAGGTATTTGTAGTAGACCCTATGCTTGCCACTGGTGGCAGTGCTATTGCTGCTATTGATTTTATTAAGGATAAAGGCGCAAAAAATATAATCTTTATGTGCCTGATTGCTTCCCCAGAAGGGATTGAAGCATTGCAGAAAGCTCATCCAGATGTGGACATTTTTATTGCTGCCAAGGATGAAAAACTAAATGAAAATGCGTATATCCTTCCAGGACTGGGGGATGCTGGGGACCGTTTATACGGTACAAAATAA
- the rpiB gene encoding ribose 5-phosphate isomerase B, with protein MKIAMACDHGGLELKENIKKYLEKQGVEVLDLGTNTTDSVDYPEYGKACGEAVISGKADRGIVCCGTGIGISIAANKVKGIRCALCTDEHMAEMTRKHNDANILAMGGRTTDLETAKKITQTWLDTEFEGGRHQRRVDMLNNM; from the coding sequence ATGAAAATAGCAATGGCATGTGACCACGGCGGTTTGGAACTAAAAGAAAATATTAAAAAGTATTTAGAGAAACAGGGAGTTGAAGTTCTTGACCTGGGAACAAATACAACCGATTCTGTGGATTATCCTGAGTATGGAAAAGCTTGTGGCGAAGCAGTTATATCAGGAAAAGCTGACAGAGGGATTGTGTGCTGTGGAACAGGCATAGGTATTTCCATTGCAGCCAATAAGGTGAAGGGCATAAGATGTGCTTTATGTACTGATGAACACATGGCAGAAATGACAAGAAAACACAATGATGCCAATATTCTGGCCATGGGTGGAAGAACCACTGATTTGGAAACAGCAAAGAAAATAACGCAGACCTGGCTGGATACAGAATTCGAAGGTGGCAGACATCAGCGTCGTGTAGATATGTTAAACAATATGTAA
- a CDS encoding L-threonylcarbamoyladenylate synthase: MKTELLDLTTENIELAAKMIAEGKLVAFPTETVYGLGADAMNSSAVGKVYAAKGRPSDNPMIVHIAEKADLARLTPVVTDVMNALMKAFWPGPLTMVVSKMPGIPDATTGGLDSVGVRMPSDETARALIRKSGCSIAAPSANISGRPSPTRPQHVVEDLDGKIDAILMGHECQVGIESTVIDVTGDVPIILRPGIITQKELENAIGQKVEMDPALFVNRPRDVSQPGFKPKAPGMKYKHYAPKAEMMIISGEITKVKTEIDRLKSENEAEGKEVGVILFEDNQFREAAHDFFAKLREFDEKAVDLILAGALDTNDGVGFAVMNRMLKSAGYSVINV; this comes from the coding sequence ATGAAAACTGAACTTTTAGATCTAACAACTGAAAATATAGAACTGGCGGCGAAAATGATTGCCGAGGGCAAACTGGTGGCCTTCCCCACAGAAACCGTATATGGCCTTGGTGCTGATGCCATGAACAGCAGTGCAGTAGGTAAGGTATATGCAGCAAAGGGAAGACCCAGTGACAATCCGATGATTGTTCATATTGCAGAAAAAGCAGACCTGGCAAGACTTACCCCGGTAGTGACAGATGTAATGAATGCTCTGATGAAAGCATTCTGGCCAGGACCGCTTACAATGGTAGTAAGTAAAATGCCAGGTATTCCGGATGCCACTACAGGAGGACTTGATTCTGTAGGGGTAAGAATGCCTTCCGATGAAACAGCAAGAGCATTAATCCGTAAGTCCGGCTGCTCCATTGCAGCACCCAGTGCTAATATATCCGGAAGGCCCAGTCCTACCAGACCCCAGCATGTGGTGGAGGATTTAGATGGGAAAATTGATGCAATACTGATGGGACATGAGTGTCAGGTGGGTATTGAATCTACAGTTATAGATGTAACCGGTGATGTACCTATTATTTTGAGACCAGGTATTATTACTCAGAAAGAGCTGGAAAATGCCATAGGTCAAAAAGTTGAAATGGATCCCGCTTTATTTGTAAATCGTCCAAGGGATGTTTCCCAGCCGGGATTTAAACCAAAAGCTCCCGGCATGAAATATAAACACTATGCACCTAAAGCGGAAATGATGATTATTTCCGGGGAAATAACTAAAGTTAAGACAGAAATAGACAGGCTGAAATCAGAGAATGAGGCAGAAGGTAAGGAAGTCGGGGTTATTTTATTTGAAGATAACCAGTTCCGTGAGGCAGCTCACGATTTTTTTGCAAAGCTTCGTGAATTTGATGAAAAGGCGGTTGATTTGATTTTAGCAGGGGCCCTGGATACCAATGATGGTGTTGGTTTTGCTGTTATGAACAGAATGCTCAAATCAGCAGGCTATAGCGTAATAAATGTATAA
- the rpmE gene encoding 50S ribosomal protein L31 — MKEGIHPDYKECKVTCACGNTFMTKSNKEEIRVEVCSSCHPFFTGQQKFINRGGRVEKFKTKYHID, encoded by the coding sequence ATGAAGGAAGGAATCCATCCAGATTATAAGGAATGTAAAGTTACTTGCGCATGCGGCAACACGTTCATGACAAAGTCAAATAAAGAAGAGATTAGAGTTGAAGTTTGTTCATCTTGTCATCCATTCTTTACAGGACAGCAGAAGTTCATTAACCGTGGCGGTCGTGTTGAAAAGTTTAAGACAAAGTATCATATCGACTAA
- a CDS encoding CynX/NimT family MFS transporter translates to MNTIRENRVLLSFVIITTAICLRAPITSVGSILYCIVEDLKLSNTVAGTITTIPLIVIALLSPFISKISEKTGANQSLLLGMIIMLAGILLRSFGGIVGLILGTGLIGMGITFGNVLIPAIIKSFFPDKIGTMTGIFTTTMSVCSGLGAGISVPLAVNLGWGWRWTFCIWAVTAMVSIVVSLIQLKRMPSDCKKTEQVEGANKLQKPLYKIPLAWWVAVMFGGQSCVFYMMVTWLPTIVSDRGLSPMAAGIVATVFQLAAIPANLAIPMLAGYFKNQSRLAVSVAGMGIIGLVGILFAKSVILLGASTAILALGLGGTFSLSLVMFGMRTSDGIQAARLSGFAQSAGYVMAAIGPFLAGAVYDLSGNWAFPITLAVFIMVLDLIAAGIAGRDQQI, encoded by the coding sequence ATGAATACGATAAGAGAAAACAGAGTTCTTCTGTCCTTTGTAATAATTACTACAGCTATATGTCTTAGAGCTCCCATAACATCGGTGGGCTCTATTTTATATTGCATTGTAGAGGACTTGAAGCTATCAAATACAGTTGCAGGAACCATTACTACCATACCTTTAATTGTCATAGCACTGTTGTCTCCCTTTATTAGTAAGATCAGTGAAAAAACAGGTGCCAATCAGTCTTTGCTGCTAGGAATGATCATTATGCTGGCAGGAATACTGCTCAGATCCTTTGGCGGTATAGTAGGACTGATTTTGGGTACGGGGCTTATTGGAATGGGTATTACTTTTGGTAATGTTTTAATTCCGGCAATAATAAAGAGCTTTTTTCCAGACAAAATAGGTACGATGACAGGTATTTTTACTACGACCATGTCTGTTTGCTCTGGGCTTGGTGCTGGCATAAGTGTGCCCCTTGCAGTAAATTTAGGCTGGGGCTGGCGTTGGACTTTTTGCATCTGGGCAGTTACAGCCATGGTGTCTATCGTGGTATCACTCATTCAGCTAAAAAGGATGCCCTCTGATTGTAAAAAAACAGAACAAGTAGAAGGGGCCAATAAACTTCAGAAACCCTTATATAAAATTCCTCTGGCATGGTGGGTTGCAGTTATGTTCGGAGGACAATCCTGTGTTTTTTATATGATGGTTACCTGGCTGCCCACGATAGTTTCAGACAGAGGACTTTCTCCTATGGCTGCGGGAATTGTGGCAACAGTTTTTCAATTAGCGGCAATACCGGCAAATTTAGCCATACCAATGCTGGCTGGGTATTTTAAAAATCAGAGTAGACTGGCAGTAAGTGTAGCCGGGATGGGCATCATTGGACTTGTGGGAATATTATTTGCAAAATCAGTAATATTGCTGGGTGCAAGTACAGCCATACTGGCTTTGGGGCTGGGGGGAACTTTCAGTCTGAGCCTGGTGATGTTTGGGATGAGAACTTCAGATGGCATACAGGCGGCCCGCTTATCTGGCTTTGCCCAGAGTGCAGGATATGTCATGGCGGCCATAGGCCCATTTTTAGCAGGAGCTGTTTATGATTTGTCAGGAAACTGGGCTTTTCCAATCACTCTTGCTGTTTTCATTATGGTATTGGATTTAATTGCAGCAGGTATTGCAGGGAGAGACCAGCAAATTTAA
- the prmC gene encoding peptide chain release factor N(5)-glutamine methyltransferase translates to MAMIVKEMLQMGQRTLEGAGIYDAKVDAERLLCHMLNLDRGELFMIWSKTMEDSQCNRYFDLIDTRATRIPLQHITGVQQFMGYDFKVDKNVLIPRLDTELLTEAVMDYAGCFKGKITVLDLCCGSGAIGISLAKLCKNMKVVCSDISEEAIRLTKENARTLKANVTIKKGDLFEPFKGRLGNTKFDIIVSNPPYIESEIISTLDEEVRTHEPHLALDGGEDGMDFYRQILKEAPKHLGKGGMLFLEVGHNQGNIIADKLAHMGQYTDIEIRKDYNDFDRVVICKTEVK, encoded by the coding sequence ATGGCGATGATTGTAAAGGAAATGCTTCAAATGGGGCAGAGAACACTGGAGGGAGCTGGAATATACGACGCCAAAGTTGACGCTGAGCGTTTGCTTTGTCATATGCTCAATCTGGATCGGGGAGAGCTGTTTATGATTTGGTCCAAGACTATGGAAGACAGTCAGTGCAACAGGTACTTTGATTTAATCGATACCAGAGCAACCAGAATACCCCTGCAGCATATAACAGGTGTCCAGCAATTTATGGGGTATGATTTTAAAGTCGATAAGAATGTTTTAATACCCCGTCTGGATACAGAGCTCCTCACAGAAGCTGTCATGGATTATGCAGGATGCTTTAAAGGCAAGATAACTGTTCTTGATTTATGCTGTGGCAGCGGTGCCATTGGTATAAGTCTGGCTAAACTGTGCAAAAACATGAAAGTAGTCTGCAGTGATATTAGTGAAGAAGCCATACGGCTGACGAAGGAAAATGCCAGAACATTAAAGGCAAATGTCACTATTAAAAAAGGTGATTTGTTTGAACCTTTTAAAGGACGGCTGGGTAATACAAAGTTTGACATAATCGTTTCTAATCCTCCATACATAGAATCTGAGATAATTTCTACACTGGATGAAGAAGTCAGAACTCATGAGCCACACTTGGCTCTGGACGGTGGGGAAGATGGAATGGATTTTTACCGACAGATATTAAAGGAGGCGCCAAAGCATCTGGGCAAAGGTGGCATGCTATTTTTAGAAGTAGGTCATAACCAGGGCAATATCATAGCAGATAAGCTGGCCCACATGGGACAATATACAGATATAGAAATCAGGAAAGACTATAATGATTTTGACAGAGTTGTAATTTGCAAAACTGAGGTAAAATAA
- a CDS encoding DUF1385 domain-containing protein, with product MDLSKIFLKEACPTSVGGQAVMEGIMMQGVERTAIAVRMPDGVIHLKTEKLKPKGKWAKIPIIRGVISFGSALVTGTKILMYSAEVLENYENEHTEELAKLREEQRASGMDEGSIKGPEYYEKDKFTLWIEKHFGEKAAWNIMIYASVVLALLFTVGIFIVVPTIAVNWCGMLTKNEIVLNLIEGILRIVLFAVYILLISKMEDIKRVFQFHGAEHKCIHCFENRLELTPKNCKPFYTLHPRCGTSFLMFIMVISLILFSLLGWPNLLLRVTSRILLIPVVAGLSYELLKWAGRTDNSLVRILSLPGLYLQKLTTKEPDEKQLEVAIIAMKAVMVPEETEELNLYMPDYEAYTQEVLLGR from the coding sequence ATGGATTTAAGCAAAATATTTTTAAAAGAAGCCTGCCCTACCAGTGTAGGAGGTCAGGCAGTTATGGAAGGTATCATGATGCAAGGAGTAGAACGTACGGCTATAGCGGTACGTATGCCAGACGGTGTCATTCACCTGAAAACAGAAAAACTGAAACCTAAAGGCAAGTGGGCTAAAATCCCCATTATCCGAGGTGTGATATCTTTTGGTTCAGCCCTTGTGACAGGAACCAAAATTTTAATGTATTCCGCAGAGGTTCTTGAGAACTATGAGAATGAACATACGGAAGAACTTGCTAAGCTTCGGGAAGAACAAAGAGCTTCCGGTATGGATGAAGGAAGCATTAAGGGTCCCGAGTATTACGAGAAAGATAAGTTTACCCTATGGATTGAAAAGCACTTTGGAGAAAAAGCTGCATGGAATATCATGATTTATGCCTCCGTAGTGCTGGCACTTCTTTTTACTGTTGGAATTTTTATAGTTGTACCTACAATTGCAGTCAATTGGTGTGGTATGCTTACCAAAAATGAAATAGTTCTTAATCTGATAGAAGGTATATTACGTATTGTATTGTTTGCAGTATATATATTACTCATTTCAAAAATGGAAGACATTAAACGAGTATTCCAGTTCCACGGAGCAGAGCATAAATGCATACACTGTTTTGAAAATAGACTAGAACTTACCCCAAAAAACTGCAAACCGTTTTATACATTACATCCAAGGTGCGGAACAAGTTTTCTGATGTTTATCATGGTTATCAGCTTAATTTTATTTTCTCTTTTAGGATGGCCGAATCTGCTTTTGCGGGTGACATCCCGGATATTGCTGATACCTGTGGTAGCAGGTCTTTCCTACGAACTGCTTAAATGGGCAGGGCGCACGGATAATAGTTTAGTCAGAATTTTAAGTCTGCCAGGGTTATACCTACAAAAACTAACCACAAAGGAACCGGATGAAAAGCAGCTGGAAGTAGCTATTATTGCTATGAAAGCTGTCATGGTCCCAGAAGAGACAGAAGAATTAAACCTGTATATGCCGGATTATGAAGCATATACACAGGAGGTTTTATTAGGTAGATAA